The genomic segment aaagttatgtcttgattaaaaaataacacgcttaaatcaaaaccttaaaaaataaaacacttaaacactaagttttttcaaacaaaacttacttcggataccttttcaacccctaaaatgatgatccgaacgtttacgtatccttgatgtattgagcctacattatagtacgcagaaaaaaatatcaggttctatataaaatattgacgtttcggagtcttggcACAcgcacacgactaatcatttacgtataaaaaaaacactaagtgttgcaaagaaaagatttattaaaataagatgttgcgatctttttatggaaaaaaacactaagtgttccttaagtgtttattttttaatgcgtaactttatttcaaatatattgcaaaaaaaaaaaaatcgcgtaaatcggacgtccgagcgcaaaaaactgcgtatattcgaaataaagttatgctttaaaaaataacacacttaaatctaaaccctaaaaataaaaaactttaagctaatgacaacaagtcttcaaacaaaaatggacgtctatgtatatagaacacataaagttttcaaacaaaacttacttcgggcaccttttcaacccctaaaatgacgatccgaacgtctacgtatccttgatgtattaagcctacattattgtacgcagaaaaaaaatatcaggttctatataaaatattgacgtttcggagtcttgacacacgactaatcattggtcaaagtatggaaaaaaacactaagtgttgcaaaaaataaagttggccaatttttttttttttggtactgtttctataacgcagtattttactgcgttatagaatttttttttttttttttaagcgctTCTATAAGCACGACAAAATCTTGCTTTCTAGCGATTAACGGCTCCGTCTCCGTAAATGGCTTTTAGCGCGATTTTTCttgcgctaaaggtagttttgtaactttttttttgttgggatattttgattcaaaatgattttttttggggcattttgCTTCCGGACTCATCTATGTCACACTCTATAGCTGTTAATATTGCCTGAAAATGTTGTGATCCTCTTTTCcttattcactgtacgttattttcttcatttgatCCTACTGGTGCTCAAACAAAAGAACTAGATTCATGAGATAAGTTAAAGGGACCCAACCTTTTCCTCTTGCTTTTAATATGACCTCAAAATGTGGTACCCAATTTCATTTTAGGGgacattttctttaatttgttataaaaagaatgatatattgttgtatttgaaagatttttaattttaagccttttattttatccttaatgattTTAATCTTATGACCATAGAAAAATCACGGTATGGCTAAGACTACAAGTTCTAAGTTCTAACGGAACATTTGATatgtgtcaaaaaaaaaaaattatttaagaaatctcgtgtccagtcaaatacCGTAATGTATGGAGGATTAGTTTTAGACTTTTTGTTAATCCTTTTTGAGAATCCTAATTGCTCTTGCATATTAGCGGGAGATTTGGTATTATAGTCCATTACAAATGTTAGATcttaaaaattaacaaaaagaaGATATTCTGTTCAGTTGGCGTTTCATTAATGCTGATTTAGACTGTTCCTCTAGTTCAACTACCATTCTTTCTGCCTTGTTTTAATGACTATCGGTTCATCATGATTCATGCCTTCTTAGAATAGGGATAGTTTACAAATTGCGTTAAAATTCACAGCTAAGACTCTCGACAAGGACCACCCAGAGCTAGGAGAAGTAACTCATTTCCCAAAgggtttaatttttatatatagagTAAATTATTGAGTAAATTCCCTATAAAATCACCCTTGTATTAAGAATTGCCTCCaaatatcacttttgtttcttttaggatTAGAATATCACCCAACTATCACTATTTTCCTCAGAATATACTAAACACACAAAACTCTCCTCTCTTAGTTGGCATGCCATGTcacataaaattttattttttaagaataaatttatttaagtcaaCTCAACCCAAGACAAACCTATAAACCAACCAATTCATGTCTTATACTCATTTAACGCGGTTAGAAAATATCAAAGAAGCGTAACTTTTATACACGATTTTGAATTTTTACATTTTGCACCCTTAACATTTATTCCCTTTTATGATTTGCACCTTATCCTATTTTTTCCACGATATGCACTCTAATCTTAGTAttttcttacaaaatcataaaagacttattttgttttattatttacaaGGTTACCttgtaaataataaaacaaaataaggcTCATATGATTTTGTAACAAAATAAGAAAGATGTTGATTTACATTCATTGTTTTAATAGTGGAGATAAGTTTTTACCTCATTTGGTGCATGGACCAAATTAAATGTCTACTTTGTCTGATAAAATTCATACATAATCACTTGCCAGTCATTGTAACTTAAAAGAAATGTTATTGGTAGCGAGGAAATTACACGGTAAATATCAGTTTCATCTAAAAATTCGAAACTTTAATAGTAATACTGATTATtttgaaagagaaaataaataaaaaataactagtGAACAACTTTTGTACCAATTTTGTCTTTACATTATATTTGCAAACTGTTTAATTTGCTCCCCAGCTAATCACTTCCCGAACTATTAGTAGTGTCAGTAGtgaaaaatggataaaatcTTTACCCTTgtaaataataaatcaaattaagtcttttatgattttgtaagaaaaTACAGAGATTATGGTGcatatcatttaaaaaaaaaaaaaagaaggatagGGTGCAAATCATAAAAGGAAGTACACGTTAAGGGTGCAAAatgcaaaatattcaaaatcaaGTATAAAAGTTACGCTTCTTTAATGTTTTCTAACCGGGTTAAATGGGTATAAGACGTGAGTTGATTGGTTTAGGGTTTGGGTTAGGTTGAGTTGGTTTAGGGTTTGGGTTAGGTTGAGTTAAATGCAGTTGAGAGGAGTTAAataaagttatttttaaaaaaatagaattttatgTGACATAGCATGCCAACTAAGAGAGAAGGAGGGCTTTGtgtgtttagtatattttgaggaaaatagtaaTAGTTGGGTGATATTATAgtcctaaaagaaacaaaaatgatatTTGTAGGCAATTCTCAATACATGAGTGACCTTTTAGGGAATTTACTCTAAATTATTCGAGTACACTAAGAGGTTAGTTAGTGAATAAGTTACAAGAGACGATAATGACGAGATTATTTAGTAAATACATTTTTGTTGATATATGTTTGGTTAACCGCACTAAATATATGGGGTATAATATAAAGCCCATGTTTGAAATTATGCTAGATAAATAGGAATAAACTTTTCTtctcaatatttttttaaaggattttGGGAGAAGAGCCTAGGAGAAGGCATCTTGGTCATTTTGATGTTTTATGCTGGATTAGTAACCCCGAAGTTGTAATCCCGCATTGAAAGGTAATCCATatctatttatatataatataaagttggGCATAGCCAATCCTATGTGGCATCCCTCTATAGCTTCCAAATGCATTTatcttttatcttctttttttgacatttttatcattaattatatttaaaagCCCATATaataaagacaataaagaataaagaattgtagtaaataaataaaaaatgtgaaGAGGCATAGCATGAGTAGTTACCTATGAATGAATTATAAGGGCAATAAACATATGTAGTAAATGATAATTAATGGTGAAttcatttaattcttttccataaTCCCCTCTTTCCTTCTATTCTACCGTTTTCTTCCATGTATATTATAAAGTTAgtcatccataatatatttattgaataaataaagatttaaaTGGTCATGTTTGTCCTAATTAAGTACTAAGTACTTACACCGTTTTGCTTACCCTAATAATGCCTAATAACTATTTCactttttcattaatattaAAGAAAAGGAATTGATCTATGTTTATAAGTTAGAGAAAAGAAATCAGCACCAATCAGCCTCTTTCaatttcttcacccaattcatttttttttgcatataatAAGAGTAGTGAaaatttcttttgttcttcCAGCAATTTGAATGagtgatattatttattttttgttgggATTGTTCTGTTGCTTAcgttattttttatgtattatattgattttatttattttattattagtcGTTTTGGTCACTTTTTCCCTATTGCAAGTTTTAGATTGTAGGTTCTATTGTTCTTTCGCTGCTCTGGCAAACATTTAGGACCTGAAAAGATTTGGTGGTTTTGAGATGATGATTAAAAATATTGAGAATTATGTTCAATTAAATATGCTTCGATCTTCTATCTATTATCGAAATTAATTGTGTCCCAACTCTTTTTTCTTCGTTTTGTCCGTCTTTTAGCGGCTATTACGATATTGATATACTTGAATTTTCAGGGTTATAATTTGAGAATTTTGTATTAAATGTTGGGTTTGTTCTTTTGCGGTATTGAAAAATTATACGCTACCAACAATCTGTTTCTTTTTATATTCATCTTTACTTCAGGTTTTGATAGATCATGAATCCAAACTAGAGAATTCCActgaaacattttttttcttcttctaccttCTCATTTGTCGTAACACAATATTTATTTCGAGAGTGTGATTTTTTGTTGAGAAAAAGagttaaaaagaaatattataaTTACGGGAAAGGTGCtctgaaaaaatgattttaaaaaatgaagaaaaaataaataaatgaggagaaggagaaaaatagcAACTTGATTTCTAACGTACAAAATTAGTGAACGAAATGTGTGCATGCTTTTCTTCTGGTGTTATTTCCATttgaattttcttcttctttatgtAGAACAAATTAGAGGGGAagtagaaaaattaaataagaaaaaaagtgagaaaataGCAACTTGATTCCAACATAAAAAATTTGTGTCCATATGATTTTATCTTCTTTCCATgttaagaaaatcaaagaaattataaaaaaaatgtagttTGTAAAAGTTAATAGAAATTTTAGTTAAGTATAAAATTTCTAAATGAggagaaataaaataataaatctaAATCAATTCTGTCTAAACTCGAGGACTACAAATCtctttttaaaagtatttaaatCGAATTTTGACACTTCGAATGACATACGGAAGTTTTAGAATGGTCTTCATATCGTCAATTATGTATAAAGCTCATCACCACTGTAattcaaaaacatttaaaaaaaaaaaacactgaGACATTCACATGATTAAAAAGATGAGTAGGATTTCCTCTTTTTATAATGACATAAGGTgaacataaatttatatgtgtatgtatgaaaattttatatcttttatcttgattacatgtataaaatattttttaaattcactAACTAATTCTCATAACCGCGCCAAATTTACTGGTATAAAAATAATACTACCACAATTGTGGCATAACGAAGAGTATTTTATAGTACAGTACTTTCTTAACTAACAGTCATATCGATTCCTTGAAAATGCCTAACTTTTtagtatgcttttcttttcaattttgacACAAAAATACTAATTGACGTGAGTTTAAACGAACAATGTAATCACTTgttaaaaaatgtaaaataattaTGGACCGTTTGGTTCAAATTAAACAAGGTGATACATTGATAGAATCTCATCATCTATATGAGATAGAAAATCTCATGTTTTTGGATATAAATTTATCGTGGTTTTAGCTAACTCCTACAGTCAAGCACTGGATAAATTTAATCACAAAATGTTTTACCAGAATAACCAAATAACCCTAAATTTCTGTAACCAAAAGCCGTTTTTGGCAGTTACTATCTGACTGATTATGGTCTGAAAATAACCCTTTCGGATTAGTTTCATGGATAATCATTAAAGTTACTAAAAAAAGATTCAACAAAAAACTTACTGAAGTTATTTAAGCATCACAAAAGTtaccaaattatttttttttaatagaaaagTCACATAATTGTGCCTAAATTGCAACGACCCAAAAGAAGTTAAACAAGTAATAGTACTTTTTTGGACACTTCCTGTTGGGTTCAACTTTGAAATACTTGGAACTTGAATACTGTACTAATTAAACAGGCCAGCAAAATTTGAGTGAGTatattttgagaatttgagCAAGAACTTATCTATGACGGGCCTTTATGGCTGCACAAAAATACCCATTAGCCAGCCTATTTGTGACGGGCCTTTATGACATGAATTTGTAATGTCATATGTTTATTGGTTCGATGCATATATGAATTTCCATCATATCTGCCCACTAGACTTTATTACCTTCATCCTAATAAGACATTTTCATTTTGGTTTGCATTACATTTGATTCTTGTATATTTGAGCATATCATTATACCTTAGAAGTAGATGGCTTGCATTACATTTGATTCTTGTATATTTGAGCATATCATTATACCTTAGAAGTAGAAACAGACGGTCTATTTACCATCAAGCTAATCACTATGGACATACATGTCACCGCTTGAGGGTTATTTTTGAAGATTGCAAATATTTATTGGAAGTTAATAAGTATATGGAGGGAGACAAACCACTGTGCCGGCCTTTTGGCAAACAAAGGGCACAACACAAGCATAAATTAGCTAATCTGGGAAGATACGATCAATGATATGGAATTTCTTCTCCTGCCAAATTTAATCCATGTTGCTTATGAACGATTTTAAACTTTTCTGATCTTTCCAATTTATCAAAAGAGATAATATCtagtctagaaaaaaaaagtgcaaaagTATATACTTCATCGTACGAAAATCAAGTAATCACTTAAAGATgtcatatcaaaacataaaataaatattttatactaaTTAGAATTACTCAAGGGAAGAATCTTGATGCTGGTTTCTGCACATTAATGTAAATTCTTCTGTTCCTGGTTTAAAAAGGTGAAGgtgataacagaatcataatattACAATGAAAGAAGTTCAAAAATAGCAAAATCAAACTAGAATTTACAGGCCAATCTCCTAGGAAGCAGCAGCTACTGCTTCtgttgttttctccttctctttgaTTTTCTTCCAATTCTCTGCACTGTCGATGATTTCCCCAGTTTTTATGAGGTACCGGACCCTTTTTCCGTTGTCTAGTGTTTTATGACCCACTCGACTGGCTACCTTCTGCTCTTTCGAGTAAAGCATCACGTTTGAGCTGTGAATAGGAGCTTCAATCTGAAACATCAAcacaaaattttatttcaatgCTAGCCACGACCAAAAGAAAAGCTAGAAAACAATTTTCAGGGAGTTAGAGAAGAGAGAAGTCGAGATAAAACCTTGACTATCTGGCCTGGTTCATCTTCGCTCCTACTCTTCACATGCTTGGTTTTCAAGTTCACTTCTTTTACTACTATTTTGCTGTTGTGCGTGATGATCTCGGTGATCTCCCCAATCTTACCTTTATCATGACCAGATATTACCTTTACTGTATCACCCAGCTTCACATGCATTTTGTGTAGTACTGGAAGGCTGTTTGGCTTACACTTCTTCCGTTCCCATCGCTTAAGCTGCAAATTGACATAAAAAGATTGCTCTTATTCAATGATAGAGCAAATTCTAACCACAGATACTGTTATTTCAGCTACAAGAGTTTCATACTCCCCTTGCAAGTGATATTTCAGTTCCTAacaagtactccctccatcccaatttatgggCACAaggtttaagaaagaaagggaattttgaagtttgtggtctaaaacaaacatTAGACATTTGTAttgctataaatcatttcattaagggtaaatggGGAATTTTACAGTTAAGTTGTCTTGAATTATAGAAacgtgacattctttttgggacaaactaaaaaggaaagtgtgtcatataaattgggatggagggagtaacaaTTACTCCTGGAGATCAGCAGTAGAAACATTTGGTGGCCATTGTTAAAAGCTATTGACGAGTTAGTTTGAGCATTTCTCTCATTAGGTCATAAGTTAGAAAAGAAGTGCATGAACACATAGCAGTGACCCAAAAAAAGTAGTTGCAGCAAATGTATTCTCCAACATACATATTAAAGGACCAGAGAAAATGAATGAAGATGCCAACCTTTGCTGTAATCAAACATGGACCTTCTGTTGATGTAACCTGCACATCATATGGAGATTGTCATTAAAGTGGCTAAATATTATTCCACTTTGCAGTTTGATGCCAAAGAGGATAGGATCAACAATCGCAATGAAGAGTGTTAGCTTGAATAAAGCAAGTACATTTTCTGGAGACAGATCTCATTCCATAATTTGCTTCCTATTGCTTGTGATGTTACGGGCATCTATGCAACAAATTCACCACTGTTTGTGATCCCTCATTGTAAACATGTTTGAAAGATAACTACAATATGAGAACGATTTATATTATCGAGGAATATAGGAGCAGATGTATGATATGGGTTCAACACAAACCAGTAGTTTTGACTCAAATCCTATATATGTGTTAAGAAATTAACTACGAGCCCGTTTgtattggcttataagttggtcaaaccagctttataagccatttttaacttatttgggtatttgataaaatagaaaacaacttaaattaagttaaaaagtgcttaaataagccaaaatcaagaagttgctcaaccccaaccttttttttttttttttgggagaccaacaactttacccttttatcccttctattttttattaattccaatactacccctacttctaaaaaccctttaagcacttttatccaaacacgtagCTGCTTATTTATGaaataactttcagcacttaaaaagTAGCCACtttttttcagctaatccaaacgggctcttaatcaATTAGTAGCATATACTTGAATTTTTTGAAGACACCTTTTGAGGAATCATTGGCTATATTAAAATATCCGCTTGCAGCTAGATACTCGTCCAATTAAACGGGTCaggaacaacaacatatccagtgtaatcacacaagtggggtctggggagggcagagtgtacgcagaccttagcccctaccttgggaggtagagaggctgtttccgatataCGGACCAGGAAATAGACCAAAAATCAAAACTTAGAACACCGAGAAACATAAAAGAAATGACTCAGATAGCAATGGCGGACTAGAGGAGCAATTCGCCAATTCCACAATGGTATGTAGTAGAACTAAAATGACAGCAAATTTATCTCTAAAAGATGGTGCAATTTAGATAGATACCTTTGTTCCTAATACAGAGAAGTCAAATAATTCAAGAAGAGACCATTCATTCATTAGGACAATTGACATCGAGATAAAGACAATTCATTTGTGGAAGTTGTGAGAAAGCATACCAGAGGAGGAGGAGAGAAACGTTGGCCGAAGAGAGAGTTGGAGGAGGAAATGGAGAGACCAATAAAGGAGCTCGAAAGAGCCAACGCCATTATTGCCTAAAGCCTTTCTGCAAGTCCTTTTCTGAAAGTGGGAAATAACACACAGAGTTTTAGGATAGGATAATAAAAGGGAAACCacaactttcttcttcttctctctctatCCAAGTGAATTGGGCCTTGGACGGGTCGAGTCCAGCCCAATTAAAACTCGCCTTTTTGGCAATTGGGGAATAGCTTAAGataaaaaagtgaaattgaATCTTGATTCTTTCTAATGAAAATTAGATTGAATAGGATATATTAATGTAGATGTAATCATGTAAGAGTTCCTAAATACAACACTTAGTTCATCAATTTTTAGTGGAGTTCTAGTGGTTTATTGTCTTGCACTATTGTATTGAAACCTGATTTGTTAGTTGAATTTTTGTTTCATCTGCTTAGGCTTTGATGAGTAATTAGTAACCCCAATAgagcgctttttttttttttttttttacgaacaATTTTCTTAATCTGGATTTTGCGGGAATAAATTTAAG from the Lycium ferocissimum isolate CSIRO_LF1 chromosome 11, AGI_CSIRO_Lferr_CH_V1, whole genome shotgun sequence genome contains:
- the LOC132036506 gene encoding large ribosomal subunit protein uL24c; protein product: MALALSSSFIGLSISSSNSLFGQRFSPPPLVTSTEGPCLITAKLKRWERKKCKPNSLPVLHKMHVKLGDTVKVISGHDKGKIGEITEIITHNSKIVVKEVNLKTKHVKSRSEDEPGQIVKIEAPIHSSNVMLYSKEQKVASRVGHKTLDNGKRVRYLIKTGEIIDSAENWKKIKEKEKTTEAVAAAS